From Anopheles coluzzii chromosome 3, AcolN3, whole genome shotgun sequence, the proteins below share one genomic window:
- the LOC120959062 gene encoding ecdysone-induced protein 75B, isoforms C/D isoform X2, translated as MGCSAVQQQQQTAAAQQQQQGQSSQTMAPSGTVVIVRQGAAPASPPPPPPSSLPQQLAEAPKSLKTSHSALVRILESAPLNAAKSTPPPPTTTTTTTVPPVVAVTPKIDFCPWKKTTIAKEWLTAQGSVKQREEVPPASVVVLAAAAPRLEEQQQLVQQEHQRVVICAIEKSSGEQQTKDGSDAPIAMEEDEAIEAGCEEDEEEYEQELEARLASKKARSSSTCSSSGNSSCRSRESSLSSAASPEPHSSGDESSSSSSSSNSSSGLSTGGCTCSSSDHLINDLCQQFEENLCEDHGFFRRSIQQKIQYRPCTKNQQCSILRINRNRCQYCRLKKCIAVGMSRDAVRFGRVPKREKARILAAMQQSTQNRGNQRALASELDDQPRLLASVLQAHIETCEFTREKVAAMRQRARDCPSYSMPTLACPLNPAPELQSEQEFSQRFAHVIRGVIDFAGMIPGFQLLTQDDKFTLLKAGLFDALFVRLICMFDTSINSIICLNGQVMRRDTIQNGANARFLVDSTFNFAERMNSMQLTDAEIGLFCAIVLITPDRPGLRNVELIERMYTKLKACLQSVISQNRPDKPEFMQELLRTMPDLRTLSTLHTEKLVVFRTEHKELLRQQMWSAEEDQGAVLDAKSPASWSCDGNQVEVEIAKSPMSSVSSTESTETSSSSSSSSSSSEYHHLHHHHHQHGGISSAASAAAPLLAATLSGACPIIRHRASSGSSAEDDLIGGTAQHLAQNGLTITPVIRSVGSSSSSSASSASSSSASSGAGASHLHHHHHHHHVSRYRKLDSPTDSGIESGNEKHDNPSPQQQQQQLHHQQHHHLLLHPKPASSSVSSGSSSCSSPRSSLEDPALEDSSSSSNGKAPSLARHASVDNMPVLKRVLQAPPLYDTNSLMDEAYKPHKKFRAMRHRESEAEAASSSTTTTSASAAPSPSATVLASSSSPRPASVPQPQQSVVAIAAPSPPQQPAQQPPQHHQSQLHMHLTRPQTTQSHQSSAAGFLQSTSARSSPQPPQQQQQHHHAYSSLSSTHSVLAKSLMEEPRMTPEQMKRTDIIHNYIMRESAQEQQQNYIKQQQQQQQQGGLLVCGASAANGVFQRASPHLTVSAVSPAPSSSSSSGSSPAAAAAPTGGCPFGGSSSSASAGRWQQVIPAVTASVITTTGGHRAQQTPSPGSLTPPDTSSSSSSSSLSVVSSPPSAASPSSSSSSATSIRYFQSPHSTMTSPAPPASPSSVVVVAPPHTPSPRLIELKVDIGSSATATTSLDPCHQQPLNLSKKSPSPAPTPVSVVQRSIVGGPSALSPVGAATTVVVATSSSSSNAATSSSSNNPTIHKILLEA; from the exons ATGGGATGCAGCgccgtccagcagcagcaacaaacagcagccgcccagcagcagcaacaaggaCAAAGCTCGCAAACGATGGCACCGTCCGGTACGGTCGTGATCGTGCGGCAGGGTGCCGCCCCCGCAtcacctcctccacctcccCCTTCATCACTACCTCAGCAATTGGCGGAAGCGCCCAAAAGTCTGAAAACGAGCCACAGCGCGCTGGTGAGAATCCTCGAGTCCGCACCACTCAATGCGGCCAAATCAACTCCACCAccgcccaccaccaccaccactaccaccgtcCCACCGGTGGTGGCCGTGACGCCCAAGATTGATTTCTGCCCGTGGAAAAAGACAACGATCGCCAAAGAGTGGTTGACCGCCCAGGGCAGTGTGAAGCAGCGGGAGGAAGTGCCACCGGCGTCGGTGGTAGTGCTGGCTGCTGCCGCCCCTCGGTTAGAGGAACAACAGCAACTTGTCCAGCAGGAGCACCAGCGTGTAGTCATTTGTGCCATCGAGAAGAGCAGCGGAGAGCAGCAGACGAAGGACGgatcggatgcgccgatcGCCATGGAAGAGGACGAAGCGATCGAGGCAGGGTGCgaggaggatgaggaagaGTATGAGCAGGAGCTGGAGGCACGGTTGGCGAGCAAAAAggcgcgcagcagcagcacgtgcagcagcagcggtaacAGCTCCTGCCGCAGCCGGGAGTCGTCCCTGTCGTCGGCGGCCTCGCCCGAACCGCACAGCAGCGGGgacgagagcagcagcagcagcagcagcagcaacagtagcagTGGACTGTCCACCGGCGGCTGCACCTGCTCCTCGTCCGACCATCTCATCAACGATCTCTGCCAGCAGTTTGAGGAGAATCTCTGCGAAGATCAC GGTTTCTTCCGGCGGTCGATACAGCAGAAGATCCAGTACCGACCGTGCACGAAAAATCAGCAGTGCAGCATACTGCGAATAAACCGCAACCGCTGCCAGTACTGCCGATTGAAGAAGTGCATCGCCGTCGGCATGAGTCGTGACG CCGTCAGGTTTGGGCGGGTGCCGAAGCGGGAAAAGGCCCGCATACTGGCCGCGATGCAGCAGAGCACGCAGAACCGGGGCAACCAGCGGGCCCTCGCCAGCGAGCTCGACGATCAGCCCCGGCTGCTCGCCAGCGTCCTCCAGGCGCACATCGAAACGTGCGAGTTTACGCGCGAAAAGGTCGCCGCCATGCGCCAGCGGGCCCGCGACTGCCCGAGCTACTCGATGCCGACACTG GCCTGTCCCCTAAACCCAGCGCCCGAGCTACAGTCGGAGCAGGAGTTTAGCCAGCGCTTCGCCCACGTCATCCGGGGCGTGATCGACTTCGCCGGCATGATACCCGGCTTCCAGCTGCTGACGCAGGACGACAAGTTCACGCTGCTGAAGGCGGGCCTGTTCGATGCGCTGTTCGTGCGCCTGATCTGCATGTTCGACACGTCGATCAACTCGATCATCTGCCTGAACGGGCAGGTGATGCGGCGCGACACCATCCAGAACGGGGCGAACGCTCGCTTCCTGGTGGACAGCACGTTCAACTTTGCGGAGCGAATGAACTCGATGCAGCTGACCGACGCCGAGATCGGGCTGTTCTGTGCGATCGTGCTGATCACGCCCGACCGGCCCGGGCTGCGCAACGTCGAGCTGATCGAGCGCATGTACACGAAGCTGAAGGCCTGCCTGCAGTCGGTCATCTCGCAGAACCGCCCGGACAAGCCGGAGTTTATGCAGGAGCTGCTGCGCACGATGCCCGATCTGCGCACGCTCAGCACGCTGCACACGGAGAAGCTGGTCGTGTTCCGGACGGAGCACAAGGAGCTGCTCCGGCAGCAGATGTGGTCGGCGGAGGAGGACCAGGGCGCGGTGCTGGACGCGAAGAGCCCGGCCAGCTGGAGCTGCGACGGCAACCAGGTCGAGGTGGAGATCGCCAAGAGCCCGATGAGCTCCGTCTCCAGCACGGAGTCCACCGAaacgtcctcctcctcctcctcctcctcctcgtcgtctgAGTACCATCAcctgcaccatcaccatcaccagcacgGTGGCATTTCGTCGGCGGCTTCCGCGGCGGCTCCCCTGCTCGCTGCCACCCTGTCCGGCGCCTGTCCAATCATTCGGCATCGGGCCAGCTCGGGCTCGTCGGCGGAGGACGATCTGATCGGCGGCACGGCGCAACATCTCGCCCAGAACGGGCTCACCATCACGCCCGTCATCCGGTCCGTcggttcgtcgtcgtcgtcgtccgccTCGTCCGCGTCCTCGTCGTCCGCTTCGTCCGGGGCGGGCGCAAGCCAtctgcaccatcaccaccaccatcatcacgtGTCGCGGTACCGCAAGCTCGACTCGCCGACCGACTCCGGCATCGAGTCGGGCAACGAGAAGCACGACAATCCGtcgccccagcagcagcagcagcagctccaccatcagcagcaccaccatctgCTGCTCCATCCGAAACCGGCCAGTAGCAGCGTAAGCAGCGGTTCGTCGTCTTGCTCCAGCCCGCGGTCGTCGCTCGAAGACCCAGCGCTGgaggacagcagcagcagcagcaacggcaagGCGCCCTCCCTGGCACGGCACGCCAGCGTCGACAACATGCCGGTGCTGAAGCGCGTCCTGCAAGCGCCACCGCTCTACGACACCAACAGCCTGATGGACGAGGCGTACAAGCCGCACAAGAAGTTCCGCGCCATGCGCCACCGGGAGAGCGAGGCGGAAGCCGCTTCCTcctctaccaccaccactagcgCGAGCGCCGCCCCGTCCCCGTCGGCGACCGTGCTGGCGTCGTCGTCCTCACCGCGCCCGGCCTCGGTGCCCCAGCCGCAGCAGTCCGTGGTGGCAATCGCCGCCCCATCACCACCCCAGCAGCCTGCGCAGCAGCCGCCCCAGCACCATCAGTCGCAGCTGCACATGCATTTAACGCGACCGCAGACGACGCAGTCCCACCAAAGTAGCGCCGCCGGCTTCTTGCAGTCGACGTCCGCGCGGTCCAGTCCGCAGcctccgcagcagcagcagcagcaccaccacgcCTACTCGTCCCTCTCGAGCACGCACTCCGTGCTGGCCAAATCGCTGATGGAGGAGCCGCGCATGACGCCCGAGCAGATGAAGCGCACCGACATCATCCACAACTACATCATGCGCGAGTCGGcccaggagcagcagcagaactacatcaagcagcagcagcagcagcagcagcagggaggACTGTTGGTGTGTGGTGCCAGCGCCGCCAACGGTGTGTTCCAGCGGGCCTCACCGCATCTCACCGTGTCGGCCGTATCGCCCGCcccctcgtcctcgtcctccagTGGAAGCAgtccggcggcggcggccgccccGACCGGTGGCTGTCCGTTTGGAGGTTCGTCGTCTAGCGCCTCAGCCGGGCGATGGCAGCAGGTGATACCGGCAGTGACGGCCAGCGTCATCACGACGACGGGCGGCCACCGGGCACAGCAGACCCCGTCCCCGGGCAGTCTCACCCCGCCGGAtacttcctcctcctcgtcctcctcctcgctgtCGGTGGTTTCGTCGCCACCGTCGGCTGCCTCGccgtcctcgtcctcctcctccgccacCAGCATCCGCTACTTCCAGTCGCCCCACTCGACGATGACGTCACCCGCACCGCCCGCCTCCCCCTCGTCGGTGGTGGTCGTGGCGCCCCCGCACACCCCCTCGCCCCGGCTCATCGAGCTGAAGGTGGACATTGGCAGCagtgccaccgccaccacctccCTCGATCCGTGCCACCAGCAACCGTTGAACCTGTCGAAGAAGTCACCCTCGCCGGCGCCCACGCCTGTGTCCGTCGTCCAGCGGTCCATCGTGGGGGGACCGTCGGCCCTCTCGCCGGTCGGTGCCGCCACGACGGTCGTAGtggccaccagcagcagcagcagtaatgccgccaccagcagcagcagcaacaatcccACCATCCACAAGATCCTACTCGAGGCGTAA
- the LOC120956323 gene encoding interferon-related developmental regulator 2-like translates to MPRNRKKPSPGDSQRRSQAASPADCPSEDEAGAAVCEQELHQAIENTSFRRQQTRVSAYRSVCEGLVQRYCPGSLAGRKMALVESVKRSLRKGNEEERLWATSVIPLLALQSETCADVLELVETFKPVMIGILTDVSLGNSNVRMKCCSVLGMLCFIGEDERADEIVSLVKILQQTIKNVPDPVSGDFQAVVLRSWTLLLTLLSPHKILEHVKSANLLSPRDLMAMLDSNNLEVRTASGESLALMHELLCQHDSSFFQEDLPDLLNTVRKLSTDSYRFQGKRGRKLQRITFRDVLLYLQEGVVPEMRIKFGDETLVLNSWMMHRRYDCLKDVLGMALNVHLEENALVRDLLKLGPKVERIVRCSGGRIEKEFRHSFDASKERSIARGKERDKRLFHLE, encoded by the coding sequence ATGCCACGCAACAGGAAGAAACCTTCGCCGGGAGACTCCCAACGCCGCAGTCAGGCAGCCTCCCCAGCCGACTGCCCGTCCGAAGATGAAGCgggtgcggcagtgtgcgagcAGGAGCTGCATCAAGCGATCGAAAATACATCCTTCCGGCGACAGCAGACGCGTGTTAGTGCGTATCGAAGCGTTTGCGAAGGATTAGTACAGCGCTACTGTCCTGGTTCGCTTGCCGGCCGCAAGATGGCGCTCGTGGAGTCGGTGAAGCGTTCGTTGCGCAAAGGCAATGAAGAGGAACGGCTCTGGGCGACGAGTGTCATTCCCTTGCTGGCACTTCAGAGTGAAACGTGCGCGGATGTGCTGGAGCTGGTGGAAACATTCAAGCCGGTGATGATTGGTATACTCACGGACGTTAGTTTGGGAAATTCGAACGTTCGGATGAAGTGTTGCTCGGTTCTGGGGATGCTCTGCTTTATCGGCGAGGATGAACGTGCTGATGAGATCGTGTCACTTGTGAAGATCCTACagcaaacaattaaaaacGTACCCGATCCCGTCAGTGGCGACTTTCAGGCAGTAGTGCTGCGTTCGTGGACACTACTTCTAACACTTCTCTCACCCCACAAGATCCTGGAGCACGTGAAAAGTGCCAATCTACTGTCACCAAGAGATCTCATGGCAATGCTCGATAGCAACAATCTGGAAGTTCGCACTGCGTCGGGCGAATCGCTTGCCTTGATGCATGAACTGTTGTGTCAGCATGATTCAAGCTTTTTTCAGGAAGACCTCCCCGATCTGCTCAACACTGTCCGCAAGCTAAGCACGGACTCGTACCGCTTCCAGGGGAAACGGGGCCGCAAACTTCAAAGAATCACATTCCGTGATGTGCTGCTGTACCTGCAGGAGGGCGTTGTACCGGAGATGCGCATTAAGTTTGGTGATGAAACACTAGTCCTAAACAGTTGGATGATGCATCGGAGGTATGATTGTTTGAAGGACGTGTTGGGAATGGCACTGAATGTACATCTGGAGGAGAATGCGCTGGTGCGTGACTTGTTGAAGTTAGGTCCTAAGGTGGAAAGGATTGTGAGATGTTCTGGTGGGAGAATTGAGAAAGAGTTCAGACATTCGTTTGATGCCTCGAAGGAGCGCTCGATTGCACGTGGCAAAGAGCGTGACAAGCGACTGTTTCATTTAGAGTAA
- the LOC120959364 gene encoding transmembrane protein 145-like, protein MTLLRVGFLLLLTSGSVPTGQAKYVEGHLKTSDNWAFLARFCFLSGKGKYEYLIEYEKKLGELKLLLYYDDRTQWPAIYKTDKTCTEKLSVLHPEDNQIVTLSPRTPYNLYSGCHLRTPTAKESPDDPLPPRNAGGPTTRAPATSSRGTPAAGGDLKPPDDEAQYFDQFLKTTTTAEPEFAFEETTTGNGTDESPYEVLLTSTSSIVGFMGDNGEVNLLENSTDYRLLVEQLFPQEEESSAGEQSQQDHPNRTRLRRAASTGKFETRLIVSCSNFGSFTSSRERWWYIAIANCDGAGRGLDVKYRFRMTNGPPGDFWHEHFSADEMYIPPILLAESIAYSFLLLAVFICAVELKARHLYHCTYRLFTLSVLLQWFGILLLSVTWTKYAVSGIGPFPNFGGIFTSASEISFLLLLLLMAKGYTITRARLKTCSTVKITIFINLYVVVYVSLYIYQAEAFDPGEVLNLYESPAGFGLAGLRCAGWIFFMYACAATIRKFAEKTPFYYPFTMLGSLWILSGPVLTLLGVSVLDPWVRESVMHGALGAVAFAGHLAFLWLTWPSRANRSFPYHVRTNHVGISHGEDDEVTYPKHPYEPATIVGNHHHYPVAPPETILPGNGHGNGFLVPLSRGEGLYDQYLRERDIYHSSSTPLSYVSFPTPATTTNGVHREGPSLVRNGNGINSPAAANGNGINSPATGSGEPSANRNSLALVVDGDLSGHPSLEVAPEQVSSSNAPLSGNGSIASEPVERQPSGGGVEREQEKRPFNPFLAGGAASGTVASGEASRKPNKIILPSLSDHTGQAGPVTEVAGTAELAEQPATNGNDGSNAVPKHLFAAKRDP, encoded by the exons ATGACGTTGCTAAGGGTGGgatttctgctgctgctgaccagTGGAAGTGTACCGACTGGTCAGGCGAAGTATGTCGAAGGTCATCTCAAAACATCCGAC AACTGGGCATTCTTGGCAAGGTTTTGCTTTCTCTCCGGCAAGGGCAAGTACGAGTACCTGATTGAGTACGAAAAGAAGCTCGGTGAGCTGAAGCTGCTCCTCTACTACGACGACCGTACCCAGTGGCCTGCCATCTACAAAACGGACAAG ACCTGTACCGAGAAGCTGTCCGTGCTGCACCCGGAAGACAATCAGATCGTAACGCTCTCCCCCCGCACACCGTACAATCTCTACTCGGGCTGTCATCTGCGGACGCCCACCGCCAAAGAGTCGCCGGACGATCCACTGCCACCGCGGAATGCCGGTGGTCCAACGACGCGGGCACCGGCAACGTCCTCCCGTGGAACTCCAGCAGCTGGAGGTGATCTGAAGCCACCGGACGATGAGGCACAGTACTTTGATCAGTTtctcaaaacaacaaccacagcgGAGCCGGAATTCGCGTTCGAGGAGACCACGACCGGCAATGGCACGGATGAGTCCCCGTACGAGGTACTGCTCACGTCCACCAGCTCCATCGTGGGCTTCATGGGTGACAATGGCGAAGTGAACCTGCTGGAGAACAGTACCGACTATCGACTTCTTGTGGAGCAGCTGTTCCCCCAGGAGGAGGAGTCCTCTGCTGGAGAGCAATCACAGCAGGACCATCCCAACCGGACACGACTGAGACGTGCTGCATCGACCGGAAAGTTCGAAACGCGACTCATCGTGAGCTGCAGTAATTTTGGGAGCTTCACCAGCTCCCGGGAACGTTGGTGGTATATAGCGATCGCGAACTGTGACGGTGCGGGGAGAGGACTGGACGTGAAGTATCGCTTTCGGATGACGAACGGGCCACCGGGGGACTTCTGGCACGAGCACTTTTCCGCCGATGAGATGT ATATTCCCCCAATCCTGCTGGCAGAGTCCATTGCTTACAGTTTTCTGCTGCTGGCCGTGTTTATCTGTGCGGTGGAGCTGAAGGCACGCCACCTCTACCACTGCACCTACAGGCTGTTCACGTTGAGCGTGCTGCTGCAGTGGTTCGGCATACTGCTGCTGAGCGTCACCTGGACGAAGTACGCCGTGTCGGGCATTGGGCCGTTTCCCAACTTCGGTGGCATCTTCACGAGTGCGAGTGAGATCtcctttctgctgctgctgttgctgatggcGAAAG GCTATACCATCACCCGGGCACGGCTGAAAACGTGCTCCACCGTCAAGATCACCATCTTCATCAACCTGTACGTGGTCGTGTACGTGTCACTGTACATCTATCAAGCGGAAGCGTTCGATCCAGGCGAGGTACTGAACCTGTACGAATCACCGGCCGGCTTCGGACTTGCCGGCCTCCGCTGTGCCGGCTGGATCTTTTTCATGTACGCGTGTGCCGCCACAATCCGCAAGTTTGCGGAAAAGACACCCTTCTACTATCCCTTCACGATGCTCGGTTCGCTGTGGATTCTTAGCGGCCCCGTCCTAACACTGCTCGGCGTTAGTGTGCTCGACCCGTGGGTGAGGGAGTCCGTCATGCATGGTGCTCTCGGGGCGGTCGCGTTTGCCGGCCATTTGGCATTCCTGTGGTTGACCTGGCCGTCGCGCGCGAATCGTAGCTTCCCGTACCACGTGCGCACCAACCACGTGGGCATCTCGCACGGGGAGGACGATGAGGTGACCTATCCGAAGCATCCGTACGAACCCGCGACGATCGTTGGCAATCATCACCACTACCCTGTGGCCCCTCCGGAGACGATACTGCCGGGGAATGGGCACGGGAATGGCTTTCTGGTGCCGTTGTCCCGCGGTGAAGGATTGTACGATCAGTATTTGCGCGAGCGTGACATCTACCACAGCAGCTCGACTCCGCTTAGCTACGTGTCGTTCCCTACACCCGCCACCACCACGAATGGGGTCCATCGGGAGGGACCATCGTTAGTGCGGAATGGCAACGGCATCAACAGTCCAGCGGCGGCGAACGGGAACGGCATCAACAGCCCAGCCACGGGGAGCGGAGAACCATCGGCAAACAGAAACTCACTAGCACTGGTCGTGGATGGCGATCTGTCCGGGCATCCTTCGCTGGAGGTAGCGCCGGAACAGGTGTCGTCGAGCAATGCGCCTCTAAGCGGAAACGGGTCCATCGCATCCGAACCGGTCGAAAGGCAACCATCCGGTGGAGGTGTTGAGCGGGAACAAGAGAAACGACCTTTTAATCCATTTCTTGCTGGTGGAGCTGCTAGTGGAACCGTAGCGAGTGGGGAAGCGAGCCGAAAACCGAACAAAATCATTCTCCCCAGCCTGTCGGACCACACCGGTCAGGCAGGTCCGGTGACGGAGGTCGCTGGAACGGCGGAACTGGCGGAACAACCGGCAACGAACGGGAACGATGGCAGTAATGCCGTCCCCAAGCATCTCTTTGCGGCAAAGCGAGATCCGTAA